Below is a genomic region from Cloeon dipterum chromosome 2, ieCloDipt1.1, whole genome shotgun sequence.
GTCGGCCGTCGACTGTAGGATATTAGGCGTCTCTAATATCCTTAGTCGACTGCTTGATAGGAAGAAAATTTGACGTTAGTGATGTTTATGATGTGAAGAATGTGAGcactataaatataatatacttGGTAATGATACATACAATACTCGTCTTGTTCTTTTGTTTCGAACACTGTCAAAACAAAGATACATACAtcgtattaaattatttttattttacaactatGCTCTAAAAAAGCTGCCCATCATCTCCAGCTTCATAAATTTGCGAACAgcttaaatatattaataagaTGTTCACGTAATTTATTGTATCGTTTAGCTAAATAAGAATGGTTCGAAAATGTTGATCCCGATATGTAGATATGTACTTATTCAGACACTTGGATTCTGTTTATATAGATTGGCTGCATGAAAAGGTTAAAGCACCATGGCGAGTTCCAGTGTCAACAATGCCGAGGAGCCTATGCTACTTGATGATGACATCGTCTCTAACGATCCTATTCCAGTGCGAAAAATCCCTCCGCTAAACTTGGTGATTAGACTCAGGCACCGCGAGATCCACGGGCGCAGCATGAAGTCGCCCAAAAGTCCTCAGAATCTCACCCGGGACTTTTATCAAAGCGTGTTCCCGAACTTGACGCTCGCTAATGTCGATACGCCGCCGGTTTTCCTCAGAAAGTTCAACCCGATTGGAAGCCACCTGCTCGCATTTTCCTCGGACCAAACAAGTATTGAGATCTACAAGTACCTTGGACCGTCAGCTGCTGGTTCAGCGTTACACAAGTATGTGTGGGGGCACGAGAGAGACACTTTCAcataaatgattattatttagagGCAGTGTTCGCCAACCAGTTCACTCAAAAAAGTctctattttttctcaaaatcaaaatctaaCCTACataatttaatggaaataGTATTGAAATAgcgataaaatgtttttttgtgcTCATTATTATTGggacattaaatttgcaaggcCGCATTACCATTCTCAACTATCTTATTAGaaaaagctttattttcatgaagaaaattgcaatatctAGGGTTCTTAAAACATCCGTGTTTCCGTTTCCAAACTCTGACTACAAGTTTTAATGAGTATATCTTTCCGTTTCAGGTTTAATGGAGATTGCGTGGACTTTGCGGAATTCAATCGGAACCAGAACAGGATCAACATTTTCGAATTGTTCTTCAAGCGAAAATGGATGGTGAATTTGGCTCAAAGTGGCGAACAGCTGAATCGAGAGTGCAGCCTCTTCACGGACGACTCCAAATACGTGATTGTTTGCTCATCTGCGTTTGTGGATGGCAACAGTGGCGACCAGCAGCAGAGCAGTTTCTTCAACGTCTACTCAAATAATGAAGCTGTTACACCACACAACAGTTTTCGACTGGAAGACTACACAATCTTCCTTGTGGACATTGAAAACGGCCGATTATGTGATACAATTAGCTTCAAGACTGACAAAATCTACCTATCTCACAACCAAGGCATTTATCTACTCAATGATACCTTAGCCGTTCTCTCAGTGCAGCACCAGtctatttatttgctcaaacTGTTAAATGGAAAGTTCCTTCCTGTACAGAAAATAGGCCGGTTTTGTTTCCCTGGTGACGAAGAGCAGCTTCTCTCCATTGTGCCCTCTGCTGTGCCACCCTACCGAGAAGCCACCATCAACTCCCTCAAACACAGGTTGCTCGCCTTCTTATACCACAAGGCCAAGGACGCATCACAACAGATGGGCACTCTGTATGAGCTGAGAAAGTTTTACCAATATTTCGATCACATACGCTCGCTGAAACTTTGGAAGATGCAGCTGCTTGACGAGGATCACTTGCTGATGAAGTACGCGGACGAAGATGTCGTGACAATGAAGACTCTTGAACCAAACAGTGCCACGTCTTTTTTTGTGGTCTACAACATTTCCAAAGCCACTGTACTTGCTGTGTATGAAAATAGTGCTGAAGAAATGCTTGCCTTGTTGGAGAACTTCTGtgattattttagaaatactAAAATGCACAAGAACTTTGCTTGCTCGCCATCAAATAGTATCCATGCCAGGTAAAACCTAACTATCACTCTTTAATCAAATATAACAGACACCTCAGACACCTATTGATAGATGCCATGAAGGCAAAAACATGGGGCGTTgtcatatatttttcagttgaagtTAAATGCAGCTTCTTTGGTGTATAttaagctgtttatttttccgtaatGCTAAATAAATATGCGGCTAAAGAGTAATACTCAGTCCCCAGACGGGACACGAGGCTCTTAAAGTAGGGCTTCAACCAGCAGCCGACATATCTATACAGCCAAGgaagctgaatttaattttaactgaataGCAGACTTACATTTAAACTTCACTAATTGTCGTGATACTCTTTGGCCTGAAACGGTGGTTCTTGACTTGTCGGCCCGGCCCGGGCGCTTGGTCATGGTGCCTCTGCGGTCAGTGGcaggccaaagagtgtcacaACACTAATGCAACTTCTAAATCATGGTTTaatgggattttttatttaaattaaacgcataaatttttcagattgaTCCGTAAAAATACTTCTATTGATTAACTggttttagataaattttcgTCCACTTCAAGTTTTTCCCACAGATTTTGCctgaagtcaatttttgcaattttttaggcATATAATGCAACGATTGAAACAAACTATTGTGAGTGCGAGGTTCGGAGGCCCAACTGAAGCTATCAGGAGACTGCTCTGCCAGCTGCCCGTCAGCGCCCAGTCTTTTACGAGCTCACCCTACTTGGATAATTCCCTTTTTAGCTACGATGAGAAGCGAGTGTCCATGATGGAAAGACCGAAGTGCTGTGGCGAATACCCAATAAGGTAcagaaaaattggaacaagaatttcatcaatgaattgttttaaaaattattcacaggTTTTATGGAAGAGATTGTGGGCTTCTCAAATTCAGGATGCATGCAGGGATAATGAACGCAAACATGGGAGCTCCCAGAATTTCAAGAAGACTTGTAGCTTTCATTTTCCACCCTACAGACCCATTTGCTATCAGTGTTCAAAGATCAAATAATGCAGAATATATTGTCAGTTTTCATGTCCGACACAACTTTAGTCATGTAATGTCTGAATGGGATGATTACTAACTGTTTGAACGATCAGTCTCTGtattacataataattaaagtatcatgaaatgataatttatgaattaaaatttgttgaacaaatatttagcTGGGAAgacttgaataaaatttaagtttcccATAGATGAAggctttttattgttatttttttacttgtttacAATATGTAGATTGGTTAAAGTTAACttcaagcaaataataattttactggaGTATTTCAGTGATATAACTACAAAtgaaaaaacgcatttttaaataatgattttaaatcatccATATCTTTAGCTTTTTGCTCTAATAATAGGGTGTAcgaaaaacgcaaaaaaggaaagaataaATAGTAGGAAGTTCATGTTCTTTCAATGAGACACACTTAATTATATATTACAATTAGTCTTGTGCAAACACAAGAAACAATTaagattgattaaaaaaatccttttcccGAAAATCGTGTTCGCGCTGGTGTTCCCGCACTGGCACATAACACCACGCCCCCCTTTTAAGTGTTTTTTCTCATCATCAGCACGGTGCACGCAGGTCGCACTCGATCTCTGGGTGTTCCGCGTTTGCTTTAGATTCTTTCAATTGTTGTACCGAAATACTGCCTGAAACCTACACAAAAGTCTAGCGCTGGTTTCCTTTTTTCTCGTACTTCAGTCCTAGCGAATTTCTAAGTATGTCGCTGAGGCAGCGGCTTTTGCCAGTATCTGCGCGTGGCAGCGAGCGGCAAAAGCCTGGCAACGAAAATGCCAGGGCGGTAAATACCAGTATCTGCgtgtttccaattttttcaggaGCATCAAAAAACCGGTTTACCACAACACAGCAACagatagaatgaaaatttgtctaTATTTTGTATCTGCACTATCATCCGGTTATTTTCATATGCTTTACCGATCATCAATATGCCTTATCTGCAGGATTCACTTGCTCGAACAAGGCAATGTCGGGGGCATTTATCGTTGCCACTTGGTTTCCACGTGATAATAATGTTTTACAGACatgctattaaatttttatggaaagtttaatatatttttatggatatttattatttcattcattttatttattaaatttcgggGTCAACCTAATACACAGTCATATGACACTTTTcgactttttgttttctttgcatctccaaatctcgggttctaaccatcagaatcttaaaaactacccaccgttagacttgtcttgacctcccctgaccagctaaagggtttaagGGTGCTTACCCCCATCCCCCTTCATCCCCATATTGATACTATTtcgataataaaatttttagcatgcATCCTCTGgccttaaaaatatgtttcaaattGTCTAAAACTCCTTCTAAACTAACACCCCATCCCTTCTTTCAAACCGAAACagaccaaatatttaaaaaagcacattaaatacaaaatccgagagctttaaaatgtttttctttttttaagggGGTTGACGTATAGCAACTTAGGGatggagggtaagcacccgcaaaccctttagctggtcaggggagatcgagacgagtccaacggtgggtagttttcgCTATTCTGATgtttagaacccgagatttagagttgCAAAAGTAACATCATGCGCGCCTGGGCATGAGTTACTAGTTGGCTGTATTATTGTTCTGGTTATTCTATTCACCCAAAAGATGGCTTCCTATGTTTGTaatgatgtaaaattttgtcaggaCGTCGGTCATCCCGAACAAAAACGATTTCGAGCGAAATCGTGTTTGGCAACGAAATGCAGATACTGGTATTTACCGCCCTGGCATTTTCGTTGCCAGGCTTTTGCCGCTCGCTGCCACGCGCAGATACTGGCAATAGCCGCTGCCTCAGCGATGTATCATAACAATGCGGCTTCTATTTTTTCGTGTCTTAttctcaattgaaaaatattgctcaaATCAATCGTTGTTTATAATTGTGTGAATTAAGTTTCTGACACAAACACGATGGATTTGTAGCTTAACATTACAATAAACACTTACATCAgctcaatataatttttgtcccTAAATTACCTATTCGTTTTTGCAGAGATTCTTCTCACTCAAGATGTCCACACCGATGACCTTAGACGTGTGGGCTGGAGATTGGGGACTTCCGTCTGTTGACATTCAATGCATCAGGATTATGGTATATACAGCTAGCACTCAAATACATTACTTATGTCTGAAATGGTaaatcatataatattttgcagatGTACGCTCGAATATGTGGAGCACCAGTCCAGTGCCGAACCGTCCGAACCCCTTTCTTTTCACCCTCTGGAAAGCTTCCTGTGTTCCGGCATGGCAGCCATACACTGACCAATTTTGACGACATTGCAGCTTATTTGCACAGAAAggtgtttatatttttctggaCTTTCAGGAATTGAATAGTGGATTTTGAAtgcattttactttttacactTTTTCTGATCAGCACTCACAcattattgattttctctATAATTATTAGTTATATGCAGCGCCATAGCATTTGGCCAAGAATCATTAAGTGTTGTTGGAAGGTGCGAGTCTAAAATattccatattttattaaataatttgtcctCTTTTATTAACCGTCCACGTAAATTTGTGgccaaaattatataatacaGATTTGATATGAACAGGACTTAACTTTCATACAAGGCTGTCAAAATATCAAAAGCTGAATGGTTACTGAATCAGctctacaaatattttaatccataGCATTTTTGGTTATTTATGTTCCAGAATTTTGGTCCCACACAACTTGTAGAATCACAGAGGTGTGAAACAGTGTCATACGCAGCTTACCTTGAGGAGAAGTTACTCCCTGCTCTGCTTCACATCTGGTTTGTAATCTAAGACCtacacacattttttaatcattcttcGTTCTTGTAGAAGTGCACTTAGGGATCAAAATATCCTTGATAAAAAGAtgctttaattattaataggTGGGTGAATGAAAAAAACTACATTGAGCTCACCCGACCTTGGTATGCCAAAGCACTCCGACTACCTTTTAACTTTTACTACCCAGGAAGGTATGAACAAGACGCGAAACTCAGGTTACAATCCTGTTACAATGGAACTCCTGATGAAATTGAAACTCAGGTAATATTGACTATAGGTTAAAATCCatgtaaaattgaaacaccaaatttaatttgaaacaggTATATAATGATGCAGAACAATGCTTGAATAGTCTCTCACAAAAACTTGGGGATAGCCAATATTTTGGAGGCAACTGTCCCTTCGCCCTTGATGCAACCATATTTGCGTACCTTGCACCTTTGCTGCGTGCACCATTTCCCTCAAATCGACTGCAAAACCACTTGAAGAATTGCAGAACCCTAGTCGAGTTTTGCAAGCGTGTGAGCCAGCTGTACTTCGAAAATTCGTTTAACAGTAACTTTTAGAGCACCCATCTACAAGTTTGAGagcttattttttctttgctattTGTAGAGTATGATGCTGAGAAGAAGAAAGCTGAGGCCGTTAAAAAGGAAACGGACGAAGACTTTCCAAACCAAAAAAGAAACTGGCTAGGTGCTGCAATATTTGCCACCGCTGCTATGACTGGATACTTGTTTAGTCAGGGAATGCTTCAGGTAAATCATTCTCTGTGTAAGACAGAGAGGTTCTAACTTTCAGATAATCTTTCCAGATTTCCCTTCAGCCGCAGAAAAGCTCTGCTAAACGCGAGTTGGGCGATGACTACGAGGAAATTTATCTTCATGAGGATACTTAATATACTCCGTTCATTCCTGTTCAGCTAGTCTTTTTCTTTATCGACTGCCAATAAAGTTGTGACAAAGGTatttggtgaaatttttctaCACTTAACCATGATGTTAATATCTTTCTTGTTGCTGGCAAAGGCTGTCAAAAGTTCCgcgaaaactttttaaataaattgaggaAGATACCCTAATGGCTTTTTGGGTGcaaagaaaattgtaattgcTCAATTTAAATGTATGCTTCAATACATGACTTATTATAGCGTAATAGTTGCTCATTAGTACTAGCAATTTGACTTTTAAAGGAAACAAGATGATTGTCGTGTATAGCTGATGATACAGAAGATGATGTTTATTATAGTACTTAATAATGTATATCAATGCAACTAGtgctcaatttaaaaaggcaCACAATGCGTTTGAatcacaatttcaaattgcttCGGTGATAAACTCGAGGATCAACAGATCACTCAACATGAATACTTTCATACTTTTTGTCTACACTAGTGGAACAAATCCACACATATGCAATCCATATCACAACAAGGAGGGTATATACTTTTAATCGGGTTTATAAATCTAGCTCACGGAAGAAGTGACGACAGCAAACAGAATAATTAGTCAGAGGTTGATCACAAGGAAGATACGATTTTAGCTCCTTATGCGACAATTTGTCATAAGCGATCCTGTACTCTTCGTCAAATGCCACTagaacagaaaattaaaaaattaaaggcaaCTCGGGCATGACTGATATAACCGTACCTTGGTCTATATTTTCTCTCTGGAGAGCAGCAAATGCCAGGAAGAGTATGTCTCTATAAATGGAATAAGTTCGAGGCATGATGTTCTGCTTGAGGGTTTGTCTTTCGGCAGCAACTTTGTTCATCGGCTCAAGCAAGTCGTTGCTCTTGACACAAGTGATTATCTTATCCATAATACTAGAATTAAATCAGTGAGCACAGtggtattaaaatttaaaatgtgtcaTACGCTGCAGAGATGTCTGCTTTGTGAACAGGTTTATTCTTGAGCTGCCTCATTTGCTGCCAAGCTATGTACATTGGTCTGCCTGTCTCTTCATAAAACCGTGGATTTTCCCACATGCACCTGATTAAAATGCCAGGTTGGGGAATATCAATCCAGCTGCAGTGAATAGATCTGCCTTTTTTCACTGCTACAGAATCCAGGCAAATGTACGGTAAGTGGCTCTCGACGTCGATGCGTTGGAATATCCATACCTagattcaaatatttagctAATTTTGAGGCAACAGCAGTCATATTTTACCAAATTCCAATATATAATTGGATGCTCATCAACGAAATTGAACTTCATGAGAGCAGCGTCTCCTTCAGTTTCCAGAATGCTCTCTATTTCTTTCCGCAACACTAGAGGATTAAGGTATGGAACAGTGACTGGTTCGTTAGAAACTGGCTCCATTCCAGAATCAGAAGAAGTCTGTAAGGCAAGAATTGATTGTATAGTTTTCATACATCACCATCTAACTTTGAACGTGGTGCGgccgaaattttaaaatcaaaatgaacaTCAACCAAGTGCTGATGTCATGCTTTAATTAGTTAGGTTTTCgttattcatattttagaagtacgcaaaaatgaattagaagaaaatgcaaataatatatttgcagGATTTACTTTGAGATCTTCAGGTTGCTCTCCTTGAGTCTGATTAGTCAGCTGACTTTCACTGATGCTCCTTGTCCGTGACctatttaataaacaatatataaatcaaaatacttTGATATACACAAATATTACGCTTTCTTTCCATCTGCAAGTGCAGAATCAGGGTGCAGCGTATCTTTGGAGCATGCCAGCTCTTGCAAAGATTGGGAACTTGCGCATGTAGGCAAAGGACTAGCACTGGCTTCCTTGACAGGCATTTCTCTGAAGTCCAAAATACTTACAACAAGGAACGGCACAACAGGTTTATCACAATGTTGGCACCTAGAGTGAAAAGTGTGACCACTCAAACTCACTTgaccaaattaatatttactttgtATTGAGATTTGAGTCGTCTGGGACCCATCCTGCCATTATCTCTTCGTCATACAAAATGCTCGCACAGTTGTGACACTTTGAACACGTGGTCATCTCAATTTCAAGGGCGATTGGAGCGTTGCCTGCCTCCTCCCGCCTCTGATAAATTTTCTCTGGTAGCATTGTGTGCAAAGATAAGTTGCTGCCTATGTCTGGTGCAAAATGGGAGTTATTTCACGAACAAAGTGGTCATTAACAGATATACCAGACGGATTGAGGTTGGTAGCGCTACCCTTCCTACTGCTGTCAACACCGCTGAACAAGTCGAGCAAGTTACTCCCCCAATAGTCCACAGCTGTGTATTGTCCCATGGAGCCAAGAGGAGAGAACTCAGGTATGTAGGAAGCGTTGCGGCTTCGCCTTTCTTCAGTAAAATCGTCTTCATCACCAACAACACTGCTTTCTCTTGTTGCTGAAGATGGATAGCcactaaaaattgattggatTGGGTGATTTGTGGTATAGATTATATTTTCCTTACTGTGGAGTTGTGCCTTTGACTGGTGTGGTATTTGAAGATATCACCTCCTTAATTTCGTCAAATTTTTTGGCCATAGATGTAGCGGCTGTCGAGGCTGCAGACTTCAAATTCATAAACATTTCATTTGTCCTCTTGCCTGTCAAGCTTGCAGGACTGCAAGAAGTTAATAAAATGGTAGATACAAACATTAATTGTGAATTCAAAGACCAGGGTAAGGTGGAAGTTATTCACACCATGCAaggaagcaaaaattaaataagggTACAAAGTGTGGTTAAACTAGTCTAACCTGAAACGCTGTGTTAGAGCATTTTGAGCGTTTTCGAGCAAGCGCATATCCGGCTTTCTCAAACTCAATCTTCCAGGACTGTACCTTCTGTAAGGAAGCAAAAAGAATGTTGCCTAAGTGggtgcaaacaaaataaaatctggcggtcataaaaattgctctAAATGATAATAAAGCTTTTCAGTGTAAAATAAGTGTTACGGAAAACATCAAGCAATGTTAACCTGAACGGCAACTTGAAACTGGAACTTAAGCTGCTTAGACTAGATGCAACACTAGGAGAAGCTTGAACTCCAGTGCGCATCATGGCCGATGGGCTAGCAGGCAGCGTGGATGATCTCTGGATCACCTTTTTTGTGCCATCGTCCATGTAAATATCGTCTGAGTCAAcacctgataaaaaaatgtgctgaTATTCAAACGACAAGAAAATTTGCTATATTTACATGACTCAGGTGGAGTTTGGCTCTTCATGATGCTGTCTGCACCCATTCCTTGATGATATGTAGCACTTCGCAACACAGGCGGTGGAGTAAATTTGTCAGTCATGTCTTCAGTTTTGCGTCTGACGTTTCTGTTGCTGTCCTTGAAAAGCACTGGCCCATGTGCTCCTTCTTCTGCTATCCAGCTCTTGGCTGGACTCTGCTCGACACTTGGAGGAAGAGCTTTGGCATCTTCTTCATCATCGTCCTCAGCATTCAGAGCACCCAAAGGGTCATTCTCCGTAACAATGGTGCGCGCAGGACTGCGTGGAGTTCtgcttaggtttgatggagtGGAAGGTGCAGACTGCTTTGTTGGGGTGGTGTTTTCGCTGCCATCCTGCATGTAATCAATGACGGCTTGCTCAAGGTCCTGGCTTTCGGAACGATGAGATTCACTTCCAAGTTTTCCTCTGCGTTTGTGACCATTAGCAAGCTCTGATTGTTTCTTAGCTTGAGCTTCTTCATTCTGCATAATCACTTTGAGCTGTCCAAGTTTCTCCAGGATCTGGGCATCGTTTGCAAAACTTTCTGACCTGTTGAGGAACTTGACGTTAGTATTGATGCAAAgcataagttaaaaaaatatttacctaaGCATTTGGAAGCAATCACTTGCTTCATTTGCTGAAGCAGTTCTATGTTCCCTCAGTCTTGAGTAGTCCGATCCACTAAAGTGTCGCCTCCGAAAAGTATTGTCAGTTGCTGTTCCAACAGAAACAGGTCTTCTTAATTCAACGTGATTTTCTGATGGTTCTGAAATGTTATCGCAATTAGGCACTGGGGATACAAAACAGCGTAACTCCTAACCAGGATGCTGAGGATTAGGAGACACTGGTGTTGGAGCTTTTACAATGCTGCTCACTCGAGGCCGGATTTGCACTGTGTCATTTTCATCACAAACCTCCTCTTCTTCTTTGGTTGTCACGTTTGTGTCCTCTGTTTGTTGGATTTCtgggaaaatatatattcctACTTTTTACAAATATGTAGAATGGATCAATCAtcgcaaaaataaacatataaatctgttttaatggattatcaattttttaatgaagctAAAGCTAACCAAAAACAAgtagtaattaaaaatgttttctgatCACAAGTCCCACACTAAATGAActaaatgttgcaaaaaatgaGGCATGGAAGCAACTGTCAAAAACGCTGACCTAATATTTCAGCTTTCATCTGgtaaatttttgtgcaataTGTAAACTGAGTAATAagccattttttcattctgaCAAATTGGAAGGCATTATGAAAGCTCGCTGATATGATTTAACTGCAAGTCAATATGTGAAAGCATTGCTTGAATGGTCACTGCAAATTGTCCTCACCACTAGCCGAGCTGTTTTCGTTGAGGCAGCCCCTCGAAGTAGACTCATAAAGAGAACCATAGCCAGCGTCACTTCCTGTCACAAGCAACTCTCTCAAACCCCAACGAATCATGCATTCCAAAACCAAATTAACTAACCTAAAGTGGCGGACTTCTGCTGGGCAGCAACCTCTAGCACTTCCTTGCTAATTTGATTTGGAGCAGAGTCATGCGAGGAATTTCCACTCTCCAATGATGTCCTGGACACGCCTCCCAGTGAATGACCATCAGAATCCTTGTCCATTGAGAGACGCCTCCTGGAACCTTTCCTACCAGCCCGCCGGAAGAGAGCGACTCCAAGTATGACGTTTCTCAATTTAGTCCACAGCAGCTGACTTGAGTTATTAATGTCAGAGGGCCAGGCGGCCTCCAGGACTGCACGGTTGTAAAAACCATATGTAATGGCGTTTGGTTGCATTCCACTTCGCTTCATCAGGAACAAAAGCTTCACGGCAAGGACTGGCATGTTGTACAGACCACAAAGTTGCATCACCACGCGGTAACAAATCTGAGGGCACCAATCagtcaaaatttatctttaaagTCCTAAGAGATTTGTGTACTTCATCTGATGGTGGGACTTTCAATTTGTGGAGCTTTTCCAGCAAATCAAACGCCTTTTGAAGAATTTGAACCTTGGACTGTGATCGAAGGATATGGCTGGGCAGGTGAATGAACCATAGGCTGAAAATACATGGAAAGTAAtgcaaaatcatttgattGAGTCAAATTGTGTAATACCTGTAGCAAGTGCTGAGCAAACACTTGGCCCAGAGAAGGGGCGAAGCAGATGATTTTCTCGCCATTTTCTGAGCACAGCGAATTTCGTGTTTGGTTCGCTTAGCAATAGGACTACCAGGCAACAATGAAATGTCTCCAAGGAACTTGACTGTCTCATTTTGGTTGAATAAAGCAGGATTCAACACAAAACCCTAAAACCATTTAGTTcgcattgaaatttaattattggtcACAGTGGCATACCCTGTAGGAGTAGGTGACACCAGGGGGTAAATCTGTGGGCTCGGGTGGCATGATGAACACTGTGTTCTCACTCTTCTCGTGATCATCAAGCTCTAATAACGGAGCATCAACATCATCCGACGTTCCAACCTGTTAAccgttaaaaaataaggacatatacataatataatttaactacTTTTTCAGCACAGTCGTCGAAAAATGCTAGTGACGCATCCATGTCCGACACAAAGGACCTTTCCTCGATAAACTTGATGAACATCTGTGTCTTCATTATGAGCTCAAAAAATTTGTGATGTGCTCTGTCTCTAGAGCGTTTGAATCCTTCCAAATCAAAGAGTGAGCTGGGGTCTGTGGTTCCTGCAGTTGGAGCTTTAGTGATGGGTAAGA
It encodes:
- the Crag gene encoding C-myc promoter-binding protein isoform X1, which gives rise to MEEKRVADYFVVAGLPEKPVEIGEFNQEGTCLKPTHSLPPITEVTVIFHSLGESVPPGFTCITLTPSGHSASLTMGAWKSTDVYLCYKRGLDKPPLVDIGVIYDGKERIMSDSQVVRTTPENRPASITSGTSTKTYVTFRRAPERMPCNQLVVTDVCVINPGKGENPPHAFCLIDKSLNKSLIGMSGAYICYKKSMHRPNLITYKPGVLARYPKVDHAYFPFPENVPMFCLPMGATIECWPAEAAQPKPLFSTFVLTVADGAEMIYGSAITFYERMPDDNLTTSQRKQLKLENTNTLTSVNANKCICLLSHYPFFDTFEKFLKFLYKMTCNGPHAVPVERYISYFLENVPCPSPKRPRILFQLSSTERVILTQPEDLPLSKSGANFSALLSNLGPENCLLVLLLALTEQKILVHSLRPDVLTAVAEAISMIIFPFKWQCPYIPLCPLGLAYVLHAPVPLLIGVDSRFFDFYDPPSEISYIDLDTNSITIHQSNDDKEKCPLTSKTLPKKAARNLLKNLQRLFGKVRVTNQNLQKSVSTEGEFDDSSIDWDFIKKRKEQALEVEIQEAFLHFMATVLKGYRSFLLPITKAPTAGTTDPSSLFDLEGFKRSRDRAHHKFFELIMKTQMFIKFIEERSFVSDMDASLAFFDDCAEKVGTSDDVDAPLLELDDHEKSENTVFIMPPEPTDLPPGVTYSYRGFVLNPALFNQNETVKFLGDISLLPGSPIAKRTKHEIRCAQKMARKSSASPLLWAKCLLSTCYSLWFIHLPSHILRSQSKVQILQKAFDLLEKLHKLKVPPSDEICYRVVMQLCGLYNMPVLAVKLLFLMKRSGMQPNAITYGFYNRAVLEAAWPSDINNSSQLLWTKLRNVILGVALFRRAGRKGSRRRLSMDKDSDGHSLGGVSRTSLESGNSSHDSAPNQISKEVLEVAAQQKSATLGSDAGYGSLYESTSRGCLNENSSASEIQQTEDTNVTTKEEEEVCDENDTVQIRPRVSSIVKAPTPVSPNPQHPEPSENHVELRRPVSVGTATDNTFRRRHFSGSDYSRLREHRTASANEASDCFQMLRSESFANDAQILEKLGQLKVIMQNEEAQAKKQSELANGHKRRGKLGSESHRSESQDLEQAVIDYMQDGSENTTPTKQSAPSTPSNLSRTPRSPARTIVTENDPLGALNAEDDDEEDAKALPPSVEQSPAKSWIAEEGAHGPVLFKDSNRNVRRKTEDMTDKFTPPPVLRSATYHQGMGADSIMKSQTPPESCVDSDDIYMDDGTKKVIQRSSTLPASPSAMMRTGVQASPSVASSLSSLSSSFKLPFRRYSPGRLSLRKPDMRLLENAQNALTQRFSPASLTGKRTNEMFMNLKSAASTAATSMAKKFDEIKEVISSNTTPVKGTTPHGYPSSATRESSVVGDEDDFTEERRSRNASYIPEFSPLGSMGQYTAVDYWGSNLLDLFSGVDSSRKGSATNLNPSDIGSNLSLHTMLPEKIYQRREEAGNAPIALEIEMTTCSKCHNCASILYDEEIMAGWVPDDSNLNTKCQHCDKPVVPFLVVSILDFREMPVKEASASPLPTCASSQSLQELACSKDTLHPDSALADGKKASRTRSISESQLTNQTQGEQPEDLKTSSDSGMEPVSNEPVTVPYLNPLVLRKEIESILETEGDAALMKFNFVDEHPIIYWNLVWIFQRIDVESHLPYICLDSVAVKKGRSIHCSWIDIPQPGILIRCMWENPRFYEETGRPMYIAWQQMRQLKNKPVHKADISAAIMDKIITCVKSNDLLEPMNKVAAERQTLKQNIMPRTYSIYRDILFLAFAALQRENIDQVAFDEEYRIAYDKLSHKELKSYLPCDQPLTNYSVCCRHFFRELDL